One genomic region from Octopus bimaculoides isolate UCB-OBI-ISO-001 chromosome 30, ASM119413v2, whole genome shotgun sequence encodes:
- the LOC106871515 gene encoding nuclear transcription factor Y subunit beta: protein MDASSSDGAGDASVLTESFIPGNSQYGDDDEGMVSSGEGEGDFRMDEPLREQDRFLPIANVARIMKKSIPRTGKIAKDAKECVQECVSEFISFITSEYPFFERKTETKKMTQLTDMCFLGQTDPYP, encoded by the exons ATGGATGCCAGTTCAAGTGACGGCGCCGGTGATGCTTCTGTCCTAACAGAATCTTTTATTCCTGGAAATAGCCAATATGGCGACG ATGATGAGGGAATGGTATCGTCAGGAGAAGGTGAAGGCGATTTCCGTATGGACGAACCTCTACGAGAACAG GACCGCTTCCTTCCAATTGCTAATGTTGCCAGAATCATGAAAAAATCAATTCCAAGAACCGGTAAA ATTGCTAAAGATGCTAAAGAATGTGTACAGGAATGTGTTTCAGAATTTATAAGTTTTATCACAAGCGAGTATcctttttttgaaagaaaaacagaaacaaaaaaaatgacgCAGCTCACAGATATGTGTTTTCTGGGCCAAACGGACCCATATCCATAg